Within the Herbaspirillum sp. RTI4 genome, the region CACGGTGGCCTCCATCGCCATTGCCGATGAGCGCGTAACAGCCGGGCTTTTCCTGCAGCATGAAGGAAAAGTCTTCTGCGCTCAGCGGCGCTTCAATATCGGCATCCACTTTGTCGGCACCGACCAGCGCACGCATGACTTCCACGCACACCGCCGTTTCATCCGGATGGTTAATGGTCGGCGGATAGTTGCGATCAAAATCGATCTCGGCTTCGCAACCGAATCCATGAGCCAGATGTTCTGACAGGGCGCGCAGGCGGATTTCGATCAGGTCCAGCACTTCGTTCGAGAACGTTCTGACCGTACCGCCCAGCCATCCGAAATCGGGAATCACGTTGGTGGCATCTCCTGCGTGCATCTGGGTGATCGATAACACGGCAGCGTCGCTCGGTTTTTTGTTGCGCGTGAGAATAGTTTGCAACGCCTGCGCCAGTGATGCCATTGCCGCGACCGGATCAATCGCGTTGTGTGGCAAGGCGGCATGTGAGCCTTTTCCATGCAAGGTAATTTTGAACGAGCTGCTCGATGCCATGATGGCGCCCGACTTCACGCCGAAGACGCCCAGCGGCATGCCGGGCCAGTTGTGCAGGCCGTAGACCGATTCCATTGCAAATTTGTCGAACAGCCCGTCTTCTATCATTTTCGCAGCGCCGCCGCCTTTCTCTTCTGCCGGCTGAAAAATCACATACACAGTGCCGTCGAATTGACGGGTGGTATTCAGGTGCCATGCGGCCGCCAGCAACATGGCGGTATGGCCGTCGTGGCCGCAAGCATGCATTTTTCCGGCATGTTGTGACGCGTGTGAAAAAGTGTTCGTTTCCTGAATCGGCAGCGCATCCATATCGGCCCGCAGACCGATAGCGCGTTTGCTGGTACCGGCACGAATGACGCCCACCACGCCGGTGCCGCCCAAACCGCGATGCACCGGAATGTCCCAGCGCTCCAATTGGGCCGCAACGATGTCGGAAGTGCGCTGCTCTTCAAAGCTGAGTTCCGGGTGCGCGTGCAAATCGCGCCGAATAAGGGAGAATTCTGCCCGCGATGTTTCCAGTGCTTTGATCAGGTTCATATCTACGACCGTAAAAAATTAAAAATGGATGTCTATCCCGACCCTATCAATGCTGCAATTTCCGTGCCTTTGCAGCGCTGTGGTGGTGCCCGGCATGGCGGTCAGTGTGCAAAAGAAAAGCAGCCTTAACAAAGCATTGAGGAGTGACGCTTCGTTTTAAGTAAATTATTTATACTTGAAAATCACTATTTTTGCTGGATGTTTGTATGGAGTCTCTGATTAAGCTGCTGCTGCTGCTGCGCCATGCAATCGCAGTCCTGAGCTTACGCCGCTCGCTACGCTTACTCAGAGGCTCCTATTTTTAAAACCAGATGGGAAATCGTCGCGGAAGTCCGGTTGGATGTTGTTTGCAGGCGTGTGGTACGTATATTGCTCAGACCTCTTCGACTATGCAGGTTCGGTTCTTGTCATTCCCATTTTGGTGCGTGCAACACAGACGCGCTTGGCTGCCAACATTCAATCGGAGTAAAAATGAAATTCGCAAAAATCCTGGGAATCTTTTCCGTCAGTGTGCTGGCCGTCGCTGTGCAAAATGCCAGCGCCGACGCCTTGGCCGATATCCAAAAATCCGGCGTGGTGCATATTGCCGTGCCGCAGGATACCCAGCCATATGGTTCTGTTAATTCGAGTTTGGAATTACAGGGGCTGGATATCGATGTGTCCCGATTGATCGCGAAAAGTCTGGGCGTGAAAGTGGTGTTGGTGCCGGTTGCCAGCGCCAATCGTATTCCTTACCTGCAGACGCACAAGGTCGATCTGGTGGTGTCAACGCTGGGGAAAAATGCCGAGCGTGAAAAAGTCATCAGCTTTTCGCAGCCCTATGCGCCTTATAACAATAGCCTCTTTGGAGCGGCCGACATCAAGGTCGCCGGCCCGGCAGATATGGCCAATAAAACGGTCGGGGTTGCGCGTGGGACGTTCGAAGATATTTTGCTGACGCAGACGGTGCCTGCCAGCGCAGTGATCAAGCGTTATGAAGATAACAACACGCTGATTTCGGCGTATGTGTCGGGTCAGATCAAGCTCATCGGAACCGGCGATTTCGTCGCTGTGACCCTGGGTGATAAGGACCCTGCGCACAGGCCGGTGATGAAATACATCATTCAGGAATCGCGCTGTCTGGTGGGTCTGAACAAGGATGAGCCGGCGCTGATGGCAAAGGTCAACGAGGCGCTGACGAAAGCCAAGAAATCAGGCGAACTCACCGGGCTGGTTAATAAGTGGCTGCACGTGCCGCTGCCTGAAAAAATGGCGACTGCTTTCGAATAAGCATTTGCAGTAAGCAGTTGCAGTAAGCAGTTGCAGTAAGAAGTTGCACCAAGCAGTTGCACCAAGCATTGACAGTAAGCGGTGAATTTTGCGGCTGAATGGAGCGCTTTCTCTGCGCCCGACTTTACTAACGTAGAGCCGGGCGCAGGCGCTTTGAACAGGACAGTGAATCAATCGGGCTCAATTACCACCTGCACCGCATCACTGCAAAAATGGGAAATGCCGTATTCGATTGCCTGTCCGTCGGCATCAACATACACCGATTCCACCGACAGGATGGGCATAGAAGCCGGCTGGCCGAGTTGTTGCGCGATATTTTTTTCTGGCAGACGTGCCGTCACGCGGCTCATGCGGCGCTGAAATTGCGTCACGCCGAATTGCATCAGCGCCAGATGGGTTTTGCCGGTTGCAGCATAAATTTCAGCCAGACCCGCAAAGCGCGGCAACGGGAAATACTGGGTACACACCCCGACAATTTTTTCATTCACGATATCGAGCGAATCGATGCGGAGTACGCTGGCATGTTCCGGCAAATCCAGCAACTGACGCACCTCGGCATCCGCGTCCAATTCCGACCATTGCAACACCCGGCTATTGCCGACCTGACGCGCCTTGGCAATGCTATGGGCAAAACGCGTGCTGCGGCCGACCTGATAATCGATCACGTCATTGCGCACGAAAGTGCCGCGCCCATGCTCGACATTCACCATGCCGCGATCGACCAGCGCTTTGACCGCTTGCCTGACCGTATGCCGGTTGACGCGAAAACGCTCGGCGAGAACCGATTCGTTCGGCAATTGATTCTTAAGATGGCCGGCCAGAATATCGAGACTGAGCGCCTCCTCAATCTGACGCCAGACGCTGATGCCCGCGCTGCGGACGATGGGTTTTTGATGCACAGTGGAATCCGTCATGCGTAAATGTGAAGTGCCTTCAGGTTAGCGCAAAAGAGTACGGCGGGCCAGCGCGAAGGCAATACTCATGCCGATACCGCTGGTGATGGTGACGGCTTGCACCGAGGGCGCGGGTTGCAGAACTTCAAAAGGACGACGGCCGCTGGCGTAGACCCCTTGCCAGCGCTCCAACACCTTCAGCGGACGCTGCAACACAGCTTGCGCCAGATCGAGCAGCAAGCTGTCGATGGATGCCTGGCTGAACGGAGCAACTGATTCAGCGATGGCATGTGAATCGCCGATGATGAGTTCACCCGCATCGCCGACTTGCTGGACGATCAGATGAATGCCATGTTCCAGCAGCGCCGGTTCGGTATCGGCCACTTCCTTGCGCAAGGCGGCCAGTGGCGCGGCGAGTTCGGCGCATTCGGTAAATGCACCGTAGTGCAGCGTCGATAAGCCCGTCATCAAAGTAGGGCCGAGTTTCACGCCGGGATTTTCCAGCCGCTGCATTTGCAAGGCGCAACGCTGGATGCCGAGTGCCGCAAAATGTTGCGGATAAAGTGTTTGAAAATCATCGCCGGAACAAATCACCACCTCATCGGCAGCGCGTTCGCCACGACTGGTTTCCAGACGCGGCAGGTCGATGCTGTTGACCTGCACGCCATATTGAAATTCGACGCCATGCCGTTCTGCCAGCCAGCGCGCCAGCAAGGCAATGGCTTGTCGTGCATCGAGCGCGATTTCGCTGGAACTGAATAAGCCGCCCACGCCGTGCGCGGATTGTGCGGCGACTTCACTACGGCTAAGCAAGCGAGTGCCGTAGGCTTCGCCGCGAACCGCCTGAAAAGCTTGCAGTACGCGCCATTCTGTTTCCGTCCGCGCGACCACCAGACTGCCTTCCGTTTTGTGCCAGCACGCGCTGTCTTGCAGAAACTCCAGCCACATCGCACGCGTTTGTTGCGCCAGTTCCAGCAATTCACCGTGCGGCTGACCGAGTACCAGTCCCAGCCCAAAATTACGCACCGAGGCACCAACAGCGTGCGTGTTGCGTTCGTAGACGGTCACGGCATCGCCGCGCAGGCTGGCGGCCCAGGCGTGCGCCAGTCCGACGATGCCGGCACCGACGATGGCGGTGCGATGGTGTGTGTGATGATGTGTACGATGATGCAGTTGCGCTTGTGCGTGTTTCAAGGCTGGTCTCCGTGCGCCATGCGCAGTTCGATTGCGGCGATGATAGCCGGCAATCCGGCAATGCTGTCGATGACGTAATGCGCACCGGCATGTGCCAGTTTGGCGGCAGCAGCGTCGCGCCGTTTTGCCTGTTCCGACAGCGGCAAGGCTTCCAGTTCGGCGAAGGTCAAGCCGGTTTCATTGCCGGACAAGGACAAGCCCACCGTCCACATACCCGCAGCCAGACCTTCTGCGATGCCCGGTACCGTATCGTCGACCTTGACGCAAGCGCGCACGTCGCCGATGCCCAGTTCGATGACATTGGCCAGTGCCATCCACGGCCCCGGTCGTCCGCCTGCTTGCAGATCGTCGGTGGCGACGGCGTGTTCCACTGTCAGGCCCTGACTCGCCGCGTGTACCAGCAACGGATTCATCACTACACGCGGATAGCCCGAGCAGGAGCCGATACGAATGCCGCGTTCACGCAACTGCGCGAGTACCGTCAGCGTGCCGGGAATCAGACCGGAATATTGCGCGACCCTTTCGATTTGCAGCGGCAGAAAGGCAGCGTACAAGGCATCGACATCGGCATCGGCCATCGGTTTGCCGTAGCGTTCCTGCCAGCGTTGCGCGACACCGGCTTGCAGACCCAGTTGCTGGATGTGATCCCATTTTGCCAGCCCCATCGGCACGCGTGCTTCGGCCATGGAAACGCTAATGCCGAAACCGGCAAAGGCATCGATCAGGACTTGCGTCGGCGCAAACGATCCGAAGTCGACCAGCGTGCCGGCCCAGTCGAAGATGACGGCGCGTACCGGGCCTTGATAGAAGCGCTGATGGCGATAGGCCGGCAGATTGGGCGTGGTGTTCATGGAGAGATTCTGTGACATGGCAATGTCCGGTTCTATGGTTCTATTTAAAAGGAGATGTGCATGGTGTGCAGCGCGTATTCGATGGCGTCCAGCGCCGTCGCAATTTCAGCCTGACCGATGGCACCGATGCAACCGACACGGAAGGTTTCCGCCGCCGTCAGTTTGCCCGGATACAGCACCACGCCGCGATCTTTGGTCAGTTGATAAAACTGCGCGAAATTCCAGTTGGGATGGACGGGTGCGTGGACGGTGACGATGATCGGTGCCTGAATCTCTTCGGGCAGAAATATTTTCAGTCCCAGTTGTTGCAGGCCTTCGATGAGTTGACGGCAATTGCCGTTGTAACGTGCCAGTCGGGCTGTCTGACCACCTTCCAGATCGAATTGATCGAGGGCCACATCGAACGCCGCCATCACATGTGTCGGCGGTGTGTAGCGCCATTGCCCGGTCTGTTCCATGTAACGCCATTGCTCGTACAGATCAAGTGAGAGCGAGTGGCTGCGCCCCGCAGCTTGTTCCAATGCGGCGGTTTCTACCAGCACAAAACCCATGCCGGGTACACCTTCGAGGCACTTGTTGGCGGAGGCAATGACGGCTTCAAAACGCAAGCCAGTCACGGTCAGCGGCAGCGCACCGAAAGCGCTCATGGCATCGATGATCAGTTTTTTTCCGGCGACAGCGACCACATCGGAAATGGCCGGCATGGGATTGAGAATGCCGGTGCTGGTTTCGCAATACACCACGGCGACATGGGTGATGCTGGCATCCTCAGCGAGTGCTTGTGCGACTCTTTGCGGATCGACCGGTGCGGTTTCGCCGAAATCCAATACAGAGACTTGGCGGCCCATGATTTTAGTGAGCTGCACGATGCGCTTGCCATAAGCGCCGTTGACCAGACACAGTAATTTCCCCTCACGCGGCAGCAAGGTGCCGATGGCGGCTTCGACGGCGAAGGTGCCGGAACCTTGCAGCGGGACGCAGGTGTAATCGCCCGTATCTTCGATGATGGCCAGCAGACGCTGGCGGATTCCGGCGGTCAGGACATTGAAGGTGCGATCCCATGAGCCCCAGTCATGCAGCATGGCGGTTTTGGTGGCGAGGCTGGTGGTCAGCGGGCCGGGAGTGAGGAGGATGGGATCGCGCATGGAAGTCCTAATAGAGTTGATTAAGCAGGAGCAGAAGCAGAAGCAGGAGCAGGAGCAGGAGCAGGGTGGATCAGTCGCCCGGCCGCATCTTTAGTGTGATGGTGTGCGCCACGCCTGCGCGCGACGATTGAGCCACCAGCCCACACCGTTCATCAGCAGCGTGATCAGCAGTGAACTGGCGACGATCATCGAGGCCATGGCAGCGGCAGCGGCGGTGTCGCCGGCGTCATCCATGTTCAGGACCGCGACGGCTGCCAATACGGTATCGGGCGTGTAGAGAAAAATGACGCAGCTCACGGTCGTCATGGCGGAGACAAACAGATAGCGCGCCACATCGAGAATCGCCGGCAGGCTGATCGGCACAGTCACGCGCAAGCAGGTTTGCCACCACGGCCGTTGCAGGCTGCGTGCGACTGCTTCGATTTCGCCATCCAGCTGTCGCAGCGAAGTCGCCAGCGTCAAATGGGCGGTGGTGTAATAGTGGGCGATTGTCGCGATGACCAGCAAACTCATCGTGCCATACAGCCCATGCAGTGGATTGCCGGGGGCATTGAAGCACAGCACATAGCCCAGTCCCAGCACCAGTCCCGGCACTGCCATCGGCAGCAAGGCCAGACTGCGGATGGCCGCGGCGAGGCTGCGTGGCACGGGGGATTTTTCGATCAGATAGGCGGTGATAAAGAGGAAGCCGGTGCCGAACAGGGTCACCAGCAAGGCCAGCCGTGTACTGTTCCAAAAGGCCTGCCAGCCGCCGCCATCGAGTTGATCAAAATCGAAATGCGCCAGGGTGAAGCTCATGTTGTAAGGCCACATCTTGATAAAGGCCGCGACGCAGCCGACGCCGAGCAAGGCTAGAAAAAAGAGCGACATGCCGCTGCACAGCAGCCACAGAACGCTGTCGCGTACTAGGTTGCGGCGCGGCTGATAGACCACCGAACGTCCGCTCATCTGGCTGGTTTGACGTCGCAGCAACCAGCGCTCGACGATAAAACTCAGCACGGCGGGAAACAGCAGCAGCACGCCGATGATGGCGCCCTTGCTGAAATTTTGCTGGCCGATGACCTGTTTATAAGCTTCCAGCGAGAGGACATTCATTTGTCCTCCGATCACTTTCGGGATACCGAAATCGGTGACCACCAGCGTAAACACCACCATGGCGGCGGAGATGACGCCATAGCGCGCGTTGGGCAGCGTCACGGTCAGGAAGCGACGCAGCTTGCTGGCCCCCAGCGTTTCGGCAGCTTCATACAGACGGGCGTCGGCCACGCTCAATGCGGCGGTCAGGATCAGCAAAGCGTGCGGAAAGGTGTAAAACACTTCGCCCAGCACGATGCCTAGCGGGCCATAAATGGAGTTGCCGCCTAACCAGCTTTTGAGCAGACCCTGATTGCCGAACAGATAGACCAGCGAGATGGCGGGCATCAGTGAGGGCGCGAGCATAGGTGCGAGCGCAATCAGACGGAATACGCGGCGACCAAGCAAGCGGGTACGCGTCAGTGCAAAGGCGAAGGCTAGTGCCAGAGGTAAGACAAGACATAAAGTAGTCGCGGCCAGTGCAATGCTGTTGCCTGCCGCAATGCGTAGTCGTGGTTCGGACAGCAAGGCCGACCAGTTGGCGAGGCCGATGTAGCTGCCGTCGCGTGCTTCTGTGGTCATGCTGAACATGCTCAGCAAGGGCCAGGCAATGAAGATCAGCAACAGCAGCAGGATGGTGACGGTGATCCAGACGGCGAGTTGTTCGTCGCCGCTGCGGAAAGCGGAGAGTCGCCTGCGCTTTGGAACGGAGGCGGGTGTGCTGCCTGAATTGATTGCGCTGCTCATTCCTGCGGTGCGGAGAAGACCCGCATTTTGTGCGTTGGCAAGGTGATCGGTACGCGCTTGCCGGCTTCCAGCAGGGCATAGCCGGCATCGTTGGGTCCGACATCGGCGAAGATCGACAACTTGCGGTCGGCGCACAGCGACAAGGTGGCGCGGCGCAGGCCACCGTGGAAATCGACGCGATCGACCACGGCCATCATGGCTTCCGATCCGGCATGCCATTGCGGTTCCACCCGCACATCTTCGGGGCGGCAGAACAGGCTGGCGCTATCGGCGTCGGCGGGAATCGCTATTTTGATGGGCGTGCCGGCCAGCGTGGTGAAGCCATCGGCGTTACGCTGCAAAGGCAGCCAGTTGGCGCGGCCGATGAAGTCGGCGACGAAGCGTGAGGCCGGGTCGCGATAGATTTGTTCAGCGCTGCCGATTTGCTCGATGCGGCCTTCGTTCATGACCACGATGGTGTCGGCAATTTCCAGTGCTTCATCCTGATCGTGGGTAACCATGATGGTGGTGATGCCGAGTTTGCGTTGCAGGTTGCGCAGTTCCTGGCGCAGACGTTCGCGCACTTTGGCGTCGAGCGCGGACAAGGGTTCGTCTAGCAGCAGCAGTCGCGGTGAGGTGGCCAGTGCGCGGGCGAGCGCGACGCGTTGTTGCTGACCGCCCGAGAGTTGCGCCGGATAGCGCTGTTCGGCACCGGCCAGTCCGACCAGATCGAGCAATTCATCGACCCGGCGATTTTTTTCAAGGCGATTGCTGCGCAAGGCATAGGCGATGTTGTCCGCTACGCTCAGGTTGGGGAACAGGGCGTACGACTGGAACACGATGCCGTAGTTGCGCTGCGCCGGCGGCAGGTTGCCGATCTCGCGCTGATCCATGGTGAGGCCGCCGCTGTCTTGCACTTCCAGCCCGGCAATGATGCGCAGCAGCGTGGTTTTGCCGCAGCCGGAAGGGCCGAGCAGGCAGACGAATTCCCCTTTGCGTACGTGCAGCTTGATATCGTGCAGGGCGCGAAAAGCGCCGAAATGCTTGCTGATACCACGGATGTTAAGCCAGTCATTGTCGGCGGTTAGTACGGAGGCGGCGTCGTCGATGCGCATGTTGCGGCAGTCCTTTCGGCCAGTGCCGTGAGCGTGGGGAGGAAATGCGAAAAAGGCGGAGTAATCAGACCTACGACCTTGGCGGCGTCGTCGTAGCGTCGTAGGGCAATTGCTTGCGATGCGTAGGGATGGGTGGCAAAGGCGCTTGCGGCGGTGGCGTCCATGATGCCGCCTTGCAAGGCGAGACTCATTTTTGAGGCTGCGGATAAGGCTTCGTAATAGGCGGCTTCGTGCTGGCACAGGTAGCGTTTGGCATCGACGTGCAAGCGTATCGGTTCAGTCACTTCCGGCGGCAACAGGCCGCGCAGGAAGGGGATGATTTTGAATTGATGCAGATCGTCCTTGCCGCTGGCCAGATCTGCGTCGTTTTGTTCGAACAGCAGGTGGCCGAGATCGTGCAGCAGGCAGGCAATGATCAGGCTGTCTTCTTCGCCGGCTTGTTCAGCGGACCAGGCGGCCTGCAAGGCATGTTCGCGCTGGGTAATCGCTTCGCCGCCGTACAGGCGTGCGCCGAGATGATCGAAGAGTTGACTGATTTCAGGCAGGGTAAGGCTCATTGTCGTAACACTTTAAAAAGAACCTCTGATTAAGCTACTGCGCGGCGCAATCTCAGGGCAGAGATACTCTTCGTACCAGAGTACGACTGCGCTTCTTACCCTGACCTTGCGCCGCTCGCTACGTTTACTCAGAGGTTCTGGTGCTGTGTGTGGCCGAGTAAAAAAGCTGACCACCCGGACGATGGCCCGGGTGCCGCTTGGCGTTGCCGGGTTATTTAGGTTCGGATTTGCCGTCGTAACGCTTGGTCCATTCGGCCAGGATGCGGTCGCGGTTGGCAGCAGCCCATTTCAGGTTTTGCTTGATCAGCATTTGCTCGTAGTTGGCGGGGATCAGCGGATTAGGCTTGGCGACGCCGGGATAGGCCACGATGGCGAAATTGTTGGCGAATTGTTCGTTCGCCGATTTCGATGCGGACCAGTCGGCCAGCTTGCGCGCGGCTTCCAGGTTTTTGGTGCCTTTCATGATGGCCGTGGCTTCGACATCCCAACCCAGACCTTCTTTCGGGAAGATCAGGTCGATTGGCGCGCCGCTTTCTTTGAGCTTGGCACCGCGGTATTCAAAGGCAATGCCGATAGGGAATTCGCCGCTGGCCGCTTGTTTGCAGGGCTTGGAGCCGGAATGCGTGTATTGGGCGATGTTGTTGTGCAACTGGTCCATGTAAGTCCAACCGTCTTTTTCGCCGAACTGGGTCAGCCAGCCGCTGACGTCGAAGTAACCGGTGCCGCTGGAGGCGGGGTTAGGCATGACGATCTTGCCCTTGTATTCTGGCTTGAGCAGGTCTTTCCAGCTTTCTGGTTTTTTCAGGCCTTGCTTGGCGGCTTCTACGGTGTTGAAGCAAATCGTGGCACCCCAGACATCCATGCCCACCCAATTCGGCGGGGTGGCGTCATCGACATAGCGCTTGGTCAGTTTTTCCACGCCTTTTGGCGCATAGCCTTGCAACATGCCTTCTTTTTCCAGGACCAGCAGCGAGGTGACGGCCACGCCCATGATCACATCGGCTTGTGGCGCGGCTTTTTCGGCCAGCAGCTTGGCAGTGATGATGCCGGTGGAATCGCGCACCCAGCGAATCTTGATGTCAGGGTATTCGGTTTCAAACTGATGCTGATAGGCCTTGATCTGGTCGGCTTCGAGCGCGGTGTAGACGGTCAGGCTGGATTCTGCGGATGCCAGCGTGGTGGTCAGGCAGAGCAGGGCAGGCAAGGTTTTCAACAAGGTGGAGATTTGCATCGGCTATTCCTCTGGGGGGATGGACATCGGTTGTCTACATGAAGAAGCTCTGCTTACGCGATAGGCTTGCGCCATGCTTAAGCAGAGGATTCTGGATGTGGATACTAGCGGGCC harbors:
- a CDS encoding TIGR03364 family FAD-dependent oxidoreductase, yielding MKHAQAQLHHRTHHHTHHRTAIVGAGIVGLAHAWAASLRGDAVTVYERNTHAVGASVRNFGLGLVLGQPHGELLELAQQTRAMWLEFLQDSACWHKTEGSLVVARTETEWRVLQAFQAVRGEAYGTRLLSRSEVAAQSAHGVGGLFSSSEIALDARQAIALLARWLAERHGVEFQYGVQVNSIDLPRLETSRGERAADEVVICSGDDFQTLYPQHFAALGIQRCALQMQRLENPGVKLGPTLMTGLSTLHYGAFTECAELAAPLAALRKEVADTEPALLEHGIHLIVQQVGDAGELIIGDSHAIAESVAPFSQASIDSLLLDLAQAVLQRPLKVLERWQGVYASGRRPFEVLQPAPSVQAVTITSGIGMSIAFALARRTLLR
- the phnX gene encoding phosphonoacetaldehyde hydrolase, whose protein sequence is MNTTPNLPAYRHQRFYQGPVRAVIFDWAGTLVDFGSFAPTQVLIDAFAGFGISVSMAEARVPMGLAKWDHIQQLGLQAGVAQRWQERYGKPMADADVDALYAAFLPLQIERVAQYSGLIPGTLTVLAQLRERGIRIGSCSGYPRVVMNPLLVHAASQGLTVEHAVATDDLQAGGRPGPWMALANVIELGIGDVRACVKVDDTVPGIAEGLAAGMWTVGLSLSGNETGLTFAELEALPLSEQAKRRDAAAAKLAHAGAHYVIDSIAGLPAIIAAIELRMAHGDQP
- a CDS encoding phosphonate degradation HD-domain oxygenase; translated protein: MSLTLPEISQLFDHLGARLYGGEAITQREHALQAAWSAEQAGEEDSLIIACLLHDLGHLLFEQNDADLASGKDDLHQFKIIPFLRGLLPPEVTEPIRLHVDAKRYLCQHEAAYYEALSAASKMSLALQGGIMDATAASAFATHPYASQAIALRRYDDAAKVVGLITPPFSHFLPTLTALAERTAATCASTTPPPY
- a CDS encoding M20 aminoacylase family protein, which codes for MNLIKALETSRAEFSLIRRDLHAHPELSFEEQRTSDIVAAQLERWDIPVHRGLGGTGVVGVIRAGTSKRAIGLRADMDALPIQETNTFSHASQHAGKMHACGHDGHTAMLLAAAWHLNTTRQFDGTVYVIFQPAEEKGGGAAKMIEDGLFDKFAMESVYGLHNWPGMPLGVFGVKSGAIMASSSSFKITLHGKGSHAALPHNAIDPVAAMASLAQALQTILTRNKKPSDAAVLSITQMHAGDATNVIPDFGWLGGTVRTFSNEVLDLIEIRLRALSEHLAHGFGCEAEIDFDRNYPPTINHPDETAVCVEVMRALVGADKVDADIEAPLSAEDFSFMLQEKPGCYALIGNGDGGHRDHGHGLGPCMLHNTSYDFNDDLLPIGASYWVKLAERLLPA
- a CDS encoding putative 2-aminoethylphosphonate ABC transporter permease subunit, with product MSSAINSGSTPASVPKRRRLSAFRSGDEQLAVWITVTILLLLLIFIAWPLLSMFSMTTEARDGSYIGLANWSALLSEPRLRIAAGNSIALAATTLCLVLPLALAFAFALTRTRLLGRRVFRLIALAPMLAPSLMPAISLVYLFGNQGLLKSWLGGNSIYGPLGIVLGEVFYTFPHALLILTAALSVADARLYEAAETLGASKLRRFLTVTLPNARYGVISAAMVVFTLVVTDFGIPKVIGGQMNVLSLEAYKQVIGQQNFSKGAIIGVLLLFPAVLSFIVERWLLRRQTSQMSGRSVVYQPRRNLVRDSVLWLLCSGMSLFFLALLGVGCVAAFIKMWPYNMSFTLAHFDFDQLDGGGWQAFWNSTRLALLVTLFGTGFLFITAYLIEKSPVPRSLAAAIRSLALLPMAVPGLVLGLGYVLCFNAPGNPLHGLYGTMSLLVIATIAHYYTTAHLTLATSLRQLDGEIEAVARSLQRPWWQTCLRVTVPISLPAILDVARYLFVSAMTTVSCVIFLYTPDTVLAAVAVLNMDDAGDTAAAAAMASMIVASSLLITLLMNGVGWWLNRRAQAWRTPSH
- a CDS encoding putative 2-aminoethylphosphonate ABC transporter ATP-binding protein, with the protein product MRIDDAASVLTADNDWLNIRGISKHFGAFRALHDIKLHVRKGEFVCLLGPSGCGKTTLLRIIAGLEVQDSGGLTMDQREIGNLPPAQRNYGIVFQSYALFPNLSVADNIAYALRSNRLEKNRRVDELLDLVGLAGAEQRYPAQLSGGQQQRVALARALATSPRLLLLDEPLSALDAKVRERLRQELRNLQRKLGITTIMVTHDQDEALEIADTIVVMNEGRIEQIGSAEQIYRDPASRFVADFIGRANWLPLQRNADGFTTLAGTPIKIAIPADADSASLFCRPEDVRVEPQWHAGSEAMMAVVDRVDFHGGLRRATLSLCADRKLSIFADVGPNDAGYALLEAGKRVPITLPTHKMRVFSAPQE
- the phnF gene encoding phosphonate metabolism transcriptional regulator PhnF, with amino-acid sequence MTDSTVHQKPIVRSAGISVWRQIEEALSLDILAGHLKNQLPNESVLAERFRVNRHTVRQAVKALVDRGMVNVEHGRGTFVRNDVIDYQVGRSTRFAHSIAKARQVGNSRVLQWSELDADAEVRQLLDLPEHASVLRIDSLDIVNEKIVGVCTQYFPLPRFAGLAEIYAATGKTHLALMQFGVTQFQRRMSRVTARLPEKNIAQQLGQPASMPILSVESVYVDADGQAIEYGISHFCSDAVQVVIEPD
- a CDS encoding 2-aminoethylphosphonate--pyruvate transaminase, which produces MRDPILLTPGPLTTSLATKTAMLHDWGSWDRTFNVLTAGIRQRLLAIIEDTGDYTCVPLQGSGTFAVEAAIGTLLPREGKLLCLVNGAYGKRIVQLTKIMGRQVSVLDFGETAPVDPQRVAQALAEDASITHVAVVYCETSTGILNPMPAISDVVAVAGKKLIIDAMSAFGALPLTVTGLRFEAVIASANKCLEGVPGMGFVLVETAALEQAAGRSHSLSLDLYEQWRYMEQTGQWRYTPPTHVMAAFDVALDQFDLEGGQTARLARYNGNCRQLIEGLQQLGLKIFLPEEIQAPIIVTVHAPVHPNWNFAQFYQLTKDRGVVLYPGKLTAAETFRVGCIGAIGQAEIATALDAIEYALHTMHISF
- a CDS encoding transporter substrate-binding domain-containing protein — translated: MKFAKILGIFSVSVLAVAVQNASADALADIQKSGVVHIAVPQDTQPYGSVNSSLELQGLDIDVSRLIAKSLGVKVVLVPVASANRIPYLQTHKVDLVVSTLGKNAEREKVISFSQPYAPYNNSLFGAADIKVAGPADMANKTVGVARGTFEDILLTQTVPASAVIKRYEDNNTLISAYVSGQIKLIGTGDFVAVTLGDKDPAHRPVMKYIIQESRCLVGLNKDEPALMAKVNEALTKAKKSGELTGLVNKWLHVPLPEKMATAFE
- a CDS encoding putative 2-aminoethylphosphonate ABC transporter substrate-binding protein, translating into MQISTLLKTLPALLCLTTTLASAESSLTVYTALEADQIKAYQHQFETEYPDIKIRWVRDSTGIITAKLLAEKAAPQADVIMGVAVTSLLVLEKEGMLQGYAPKGVEKLTKRYVDDATPPNWVGMDVWGATICFNTVEAAKQGLKKPESWKDLLKPEYKGKIVMPNPASSGTGYFDVSGWLTQFGEKDGWTYMDQLHNNIAQYTHSGSKPCKQAASGEFPIGIAFEYRGAKLKESGAPIDLIFPKEGLGWDVEATAIMKGTKNLEAARKLADWSASKSANEQFANNFAIVAYPGVAKPNPLIPANYEQMLIKQNLKWAAANRDRILAEWTKRYDGKSEPK